The following are encoded together in the Myxocyprinus asiaticus isolate MX2 ecotype Aquarium Trade chromosome 7, UBuf_Myxa_2, whole genome shotgun sequence genome:
- the LOC127443840 gene encoding sodium/potassium-transporting ATPase subunit alpha-1-like, with translation MGLGTGIDKYKLAATSEDGVKKPKKGKKKQKDMEELKKEVELEDHKLTLDELHRKYGTDLTRGLSAFQAREILARDGPNALTPPVTTPEWVKFCKQLFGGFQTLLWIGAFLCFFAYSIQAASEDEPANDNLYLGLVLAFVVTVNGCFSYYQEAKSSRIMESFKNLVPQQALVVRDGEKKVINAEEVVVGDLVEVKGGDRIPADLRIVSAQGCKVDNSSLTGESEPQSRTPDFSSENPLETRNIAFFSTNCVEGTARGVVINTGDRTVMGRIATLASSLEGGQTPIAKEIEHFIHIITGVAVFLGVTFLILSVILGYTWLEGVIFLIGIIVANVPEGLPATVTVCLTLTAKRMAKKNCLVKNLEAVETLGSTTTICSDKTGTLTQNRMTVAHMWFDNHIHVADTTENQSGTAFDRSSATWAALARVAGLCNRAVFQSEQSHLPVLQRQTAGDASESALLKCIELCCGSVSEMREKYTKVAEIPFNSTNKYQLSVHKNPNSSESKHLLVMKGAPERILDRCSSILIEGKEQALDDEMKDSFQNAYVELGGLGERVLGFCHFSLPDDQFPEGFAFDSEEVNFPTENLCFIGLMSMIDPPRAAVPDAVAKCRSAGIKVIMVTGDHPITAKAIARGVGIISEGNETVDDIAARLKIPVGEVNPRDAKACVVHGGELKNMSAENLDEILQHHTEIVFARTSPQQKLIIVEGCQRQGAIVAVTGDGVNDSPALKKADIGVAMGIAGSDVSKQAADMILLDDNFASIVTGVEEGRLIFDNLKKSIAYTLTSKIPEMSPFLMFVLVGIPLPLGTVTILCIDLGTDMVPAISLAYETAESDIMKRQPRDAKTDHLVNERLISMSYGQIGMMQAVGGFFTYFVILAENGFLPRDLVGIRMGWEDRYLNDLEDSYGQQWTYERRKIVEYTCHTAFFTSIVIVQWTDLLICKTRRLSIVQQGMKNRVLTFGLFVETALAAFLSYCPGMDVAVRMYPMKPLWWFCAFPYSLLIFIYDEIRKYILRRNPGGWVELETYY, from the exons ATGGGGCTTGGG aCGGGGATTGATAAGTACAAATTGGCAGCAACTTCAGAAGATGGCGTCAAAAAGCccaaaaaagggaaaaagaagCAGAAGGACATGGAGGAGCTGAAGAAAGAAGTGGAACTG GAAGACCACAAGCTGACCTTGGATGAGCTTCACCGCAAATACGGCACTGACCTGACCAGG GGCTTGTCTGCTTTCCAAGCAAGGGAAATCTTAGCTCGTGATGGACCAAATGCTCTGACTCCACCTGTTACTACACCAGAATGGGTCAAGTTCTGCAAACAGCTCTTTGGTGGATTCCAAACTCTACTATGGATTGGTGCATTTCTTTGCTTCTTTGCATATTCAATCCAGGCTGCCTCTGAAGACGAACCAGCAAATGACAAT CTGTATCTGGGACTTGTGCTTGCTTTTGTGGTCACAGTCAATGGATGCTTCTCATACTATCAAGAGGCCAAGAGCTCTAGGATCATGGAATCTTTTAAGAACCTTGTTCCCCAG CAAGCCCTGGTTGTTCGTGATGGTGAGAAAAAGGTCATCAATGCTGAGGAGGTAGTTGTAGGTGATCTTGTGGAGGTCAAAGGCGGAGACAGAATTCCAGCTGATCTTCGTATTGTCTCTGCACAAGGGTGCAAG GTGGACAACTCTTCCCTCACTGGTGAATCTGAGCCCCAGTCTCGGACTCCAGACTTCTCCAGTGAAAACCCCTTGGAGACAAGAAACATTGCATTTTTCTCTACGAACTGTGTTGAAG GTACTGCCAGAGGTGTTGTCATTAATACTGGTGACCGTACCGTCATGGGTCGTATAGCCACCCTTGCCTCCAGTCTGGAAGGTGGACAAACACCAATTGCTAAAGAGATTGAGCACTTCATCCACATCATCACTGGTGTAGCGGTCTTCCTGGGTGTGACCTTCTTAATCCTTTCTGTGATTCTTGGCTACACTTGGTTGGAAGGTGTCATTTTCCTTATTGGAATCATTGTTGCTAATGTACCTGAGGGTCTCCCTGCAACTGTAACT GTGTGTCTGACTCTGACTGCCAAACGTATGGCAAAGAAGAACTGCCTGGTGAAGAATCTTGAAGCTGTTGAGACTCTTGGCTCAACCACCACCATTTGCTCTGACAAGACTGGAACTTTGACCCAGAACCGAATGACCGTGGCTCATATGTGGTTTGACAACCACATTCATGTAGCTGACACTACAGAGAACCAGAGTGGAACTGCCTTTGACAGGAGCTCAGCTACATGGGCCGCCCTTGCGCGTGTCGCTGGCCTGTGCAACCGTGCTGTCTTCCAATCTGAACAGAGTCATCTACCAGTTCTTCAG AGACAAACAGCAGGTGATGCTTCAGAGTCTGCTCTGTTAAAGTGTATTGAGCTTTGCTGTGGTTCAGTCAGTGAAATGAGAGAGAAGTACACAAAGGTTGCTGAAATCCCTTTCAACTCCACCAACAAATACCAG CTCTCCGTCCACAAGAATCCCAATTCCTCAGAGTCTAAGCACCTGCTAGTGATGAAGGGCGCCCCTGAGAGAATCTTGGATAGATGCTCCTCCATTTTGATTGAAGGAAAAGAACAGGCTTTAGATGATGAAATGAAAGATTCTTTTCAAAATGCTTATGTAGAACTCGGAGGTCTTGGAGAAAGAGTGTTGG GTTTCTGCCACTTTTCCCTCCCTGATGACCAGTTTCCTGAAGGTTTCGCATTTGATTCTGAAGAAGTGAACTTCCCCACTGAGAACTTGTGTTTCATTGGCCTTATGTCCATGATTGACCCTCCTCGGGCTGCTGTACCAGATGCTGTGGCCAAGTGCCGGAGTGCTGGAATCAAG GTTATCATGGTTACTGGTGACCACCCAATTACAGCCAAGGCTATTGCAAGGGGTGTTGGCATTATCTCTGAAGGCAACGAGACCGTGGATGATATTGCAGCTCGGCTGAAAATCCCTGTTGGGGAGGTGAATCCAAG AGATGCTAAGGCCTGTGTGGTCCATGGTGGAGAACTGAAGAATATGAGCGCAGAAAATTTGGATGAGATCCTCCAACACCATACAGAAATTGTGTTTGCCAGAACTTCTCCACAACAAAAGCTGATCATTGTAGAAGGCTGCCAGCGACAG GGTGCCATTGTAGCTGTAACAGGTGATGGTGTCAATGATTCTCCTGCTCTGAAGAAGGCTGACATTGGTGTGGCTATGGGTATTGCTGGATCTGATGTATCCAAACAGGCTGCTGACATGATCTTGCTGGATGACAACTTTGCTTCAATTGTCACCGGAGTAGAAGAAG GCCGTTTGATCTTTGACAACTTGAAGAAGTCCATTGCCTACACTCTGACTAGTAAGATTCCTGAGATGTCACCCTTCCTCATGTTTGTCCTTGTGGGTATTCCTCTACCCTTGGGCACCGTCACCATTCTCTGTATTGATCTCGGCACTGACATG GTTCCTGCTATCTCATTGGCCTATGAAACTGCTGAAAGTGACATCATGAAGAGACAACCAAGAGATGCTAAAACAGACCACCTGGTGAATGAGAGGCTAATCAGTATGAGCTATGGTCAAATCG gTATGATGCAAGCAGTTGGAGGGTTCTTTACCTACTTTGTAATTCTTGCTGAGAATGGATTCTTGCCCAGGGATCTGGTAGGAATTCGTATGGGTTGGGAAGATAGGTATCTCAATGACCTGGAAGATAGCTATGGCCAGCAATGG ACCTATGAGCGAAGAAAGATTGTGGAGTACACATGCCACACAGCATTTTTTACCAGTATTGTGATTGTGCAGTGGACTGACCTGCTGATCTGTAAGACCAGACGGCTCTCCATCGTACAGCAGGGAATGAA AAACCGAGTCCTTACCTTTGGTCTGTTTGTGGAAACTGCTCTGGCAGCTTTCCTGTCCTACTGCCCAGGCATGGATGTTGCTGTCAGAATGTATCCTATGAA ACCATTGTGGTGGTTCTGTGCCTTCCCATACTCACTGCTCATCTTCATCTATGATGAAATTAGAAAATACATCCTTAGGCGAAATCCAGGAG GCTGGGTGGAACTAGAAACATACTACTGA